From one Gallionella capsiferriformans ES-2 genomic stretch:
- the yjjJ gene encoding type II toxin-antitoxin system HipA family toxin YjjJ → MSLHAETIRLRLSSGPLSARQLIEKLGVSQPTLSRALIELGDEVVRIGAARSIQYALRDNVRGLPDISISRVSSEGQIRQFGMLIPVRPEGFVMRQEDGVTLHSDGLPWWLSDMRPQGYLGRAYAARYGAELGLPERLSDWTDAHALRAILVHGFDVVGNLLLGEMARSHFLAVRVPDPIMERQKGQEYARLALEASQGEIVGSSAGGEQPKFTAYAMTKDGPRHVIVKFSEVQESPVSERWRDLLLAEHLALETLNQSGVLAAKTQIVEQGRQRFLEVERFDRIGELGRCAVISLAALDAEFIGLGAGGWPLMARRLAAIGEICSEAAEGAALLWAFGTLIGNSDMHSGNLAFVSEHGRPYSIAPAYDMTPMAFAPRSGGGLPDTLSDATIHASVNNETWLQAEELAQKFLSRVMSATGFSPRFRPCIVAMELRIKTARAKIERLG, encoded by the coding sequence ATGTCACTGCATGCTGAAACTATTCGATTACGCTTGTCTTCAGGGCCGTTATCAGCTCGTCAACTGATTGAAAAATTGGGAGTAAGTCAGCCTACGCTTTCACGTGCACTAATTGAGCTGGGTGACGAAGTTGTGCGAATTGGCGCTGCACGATCAATTCAGTATGCCCTGCGTGATAATGTGCGCGGGTTGCCTGATATTTCGATCAGTCGAGTCAGTTCTGAAGGTCAGATACGGCAATTTGGAATGCTGATTCCGGTACGTCCGGAAGGTTTCGTCATGCGCCAGGAGGATGGAGTAACACTGCACAGCGATGGTTTGCCGTGGTGGTTGTCAGACATGCGTCCTCAGGGATATCTTGGCCGTGCCTATGCCGCCCGATATGGTGCGGAACTAGGGCTGCCGGAGCGTCTTTCAGACTGGACTGATGCTCACGCTTTGCGGGCAATACTTGTGCATGGCTTTGATGTGGTGGGGAACCTGTTGCTAGGCGAAATGGCAAGGAGTCATTTTCTTGCAGTACGCGTCCCTGATCCAATTATGGAACGACAAAAGGGGCAGGAATATGCACGGTTGGCGTTGGAAGCATCACAGGGTGAGATTGTCGGGTCGTCAGCGGGAGGCGAGCAACCGAAGTTCACTGCTTATGCGATGACAAAGGATGGCCCGAGGCACGTTATCGTTAAGTTCAGTGAGGTGCAGGAAAGCCCGGTAAGTGAGCGCTGGCGCGATTTGCTGCTGGCCGAACATCTGGCGCTGGAAACACTGAATCAGTCAGGCGTTCTTGCTGCCAAAACTCAGATCGTTGAACAGGGTCGTCAGCGCTTCCTCGAGGTCGAGCGCTTTGATCGCATCGGAGAGTTGGGGCGGTGCGCGGTAATTTCTTTGGCGGCACTAGATGCTGAATTCATTGGTTTAGGAGCAGGTGGCTGGCCTCTTATGGCTCGCCGCTTGGCTGCCATCGGCGAAATTTGCTCAGAAGCTGCAGAAGGCGCTGCGCTTCTGTGGGCCTTTGGCACACTGATAGGTAACTCTGATATGCACAGCGGTAACCTAGCGTTTGTGTCTGAGCACGGCAGGCCTTATAGCATTGCGCCAGCTTACGATATGACGCCGATGGCTTTTGCACCACGTAGTGGAGGAGGGTTGCCTGACACCCTTTCGGATGCGACTATTCATGCCAGTGTGAACAATGAAACATGGCTGCAAGCAGAAGAGCTGGCGCAAAAGTTCCTCTCTCGGGTTATGTCAGCAACAGGATTTAGTCCGCGATTCCGGCCCTGTATCGTTGCGATGGAGCTTCGCATTAAGACTGCCAGAGCTAAGATAGAACGATTGGGTTAA
- the fliW gene encoding flagellar assembly protein FliW, producing MAETKLNTRFGELSIDSSKIITFPKGIPGFENYTRWTLFHELNEKGEPVSGVVIHLQSLDDENVSLPLTEPNLFGFNFELVLTDSEVADLKLESSHDILVLTTLSAKNAAQGAAPLLPEDMYTNISAPILINIKSRIGMQKILVGKKDSKVVFRTTIEV from the coding sequence ATGGCAGAGACTAAATTGAATACGCGATTTGGTGAGTTAAGTATTGATTCATCTAAAATTATTACTTTTCCAAAAGGAATCCCCGGCTTCGAAAATTACACGCGCTGGACGTTGTTTCATGAATTGAATGAAAAGGGCGAGCCAGTGAGCGGTGTGGTTATTCACTTGCAGTCGCTTGACGATGAAAATGTATCTTTGCCTTTGACTGAGCCTAATTTGTTTGGTTTTAATTTTGAACTGGTGTTAACGGATAGTGAAGTTGCTGATCTTAAACTGGAAAGTTCTCACGATATTCTGGTGTTGACAACCCTGTCCGCTAAAAATGCCGCGCAAGGTGCGGCTCCTCTGTTACCGGAAGATATGTATACCAATATCTCGGCGCCTATTTTGATCAACATCAAGTCGCGCATCGGCATGCAAAAAATTCTGGTTGGCAAGAAGGATTCAAAAGTGGTTTTTCGTACAACGATCGAAGTTTAA
- a CDS encoding Bax inhibitor-1/YccA family protein, producing MQYQNQFATTTDVIVTEQNKVLRNTYMMLALTMIPTLIGAFIGTSINFSFMHEHPVMGALLMFGAMMGLLFTVSALRNSVWGVVALLGFTLVAGVFLGPILQVALHLKNGAQLIGMAAGGTGLIFFSLATIATVTKKDFSFMGKFLFIGVILLVVASLANIFFAIPALSLTISAIAVLIFSAYILFDISQIIHGGETNYVMATMTLYLDIYNIFVNLLSLLMAFSGEKD from the coding sequence ATGCAATATCAAAACCAATTTGCGACCACAACCGATGTGATCGTCACAGAACAAAACAAAGTGCTGCGCAACACCTACATGATGCTCGCGCTGACCATGATTCCAACACTCATCGGCGCCTTCATCGGCACTTCAATCAATTTCTCGTTCATGCACGAACATCCGGTCATGGGTGCGCTACTGATGTTCGGTGCAATGATGGGGCTGCTGTTTACGGTGAGCGCGCTGCGCAACAGCGTCTGGGGCGTTGTCGCGCTGCTGGGCTTTACCTTGGTCGCCGGTGTCTTTCTGGGTCCTATTCTGCAAGTCGCACTGCACTTGAAAAATGGCGCTCAGCTGATCGGTATGGCAGCGGGCGGCACCGGGCTGATTTTCTTCAGCTTAGCCACTATCGCTACCGTGACAAAAAAGGATTTCAGCTTCATGGGCAAGTTCCTGTTCATCGGCGTGATTCTACTGGTCGTCGCATCGCTGGCTAACATCTTCTTTGCCATCCCGGCCCTATCCCTGACCATTTCAGCGATCGCAGTGTTGATCTTTTCGGCTTACATCCTGTTCGACATCAGCCAGATCATCCACGGCGGAGAAACCAACTACGTGATGGCGACGATGACGCTCTACCTTGATATTTACAATATCTTCGTTAACCTGCTAAGCCTGCTGATGGCATTCAGCGGCGAAAAAGATTAA